From a single Eremothecium sinecaudum strain ATCC 58844 chromosome III, complete sequence genomic region:
- the RAD59 gene encoding Rad59p (Syntenic homolog of Ashbya gossypii AER046W; Syntenic homolog of Saccharomyces cerevisiae YDL059C (RAD59)), which translates to MSRYTNISWDNVEYTVGSDVSGVDFSLREDWYNRPASKWAMRCIGLLQSKIEGFTCRIYRANRYGKHNISRMIPAHIIIQFANEAFGYNGWSTEVLDLAIAESPVDKDDEDLDKKLHTVSAHAVIKLTLKDGTNTEATGFGKASLLNKGDAYAKAKKEAINNALKKCLTSFENIIIQYEEDVANNFYTDGLYGSRMNG; encoded by the coding sequence ATGAGCAGGTATACAAACATATCGTGGGATAACGTTGAGTATACTGTTGGCAGCGACGTTTCTGGGGTAGATTTCTCCTTGAGAGAGGATTGGTATAACCGGCCGGCTAGTAAATGGGCAATGCGATGTATTGGCCTTCTACAGAGCAAGATAGAAGGCTTTACGTGCAGAATCTATCGCGCTAACAGATACGGCAAGCACAACATTTCAAGAATGATTCCTGCTCATATTATTATACAGTTTGCTAATGAAGCTTTTGGATATAATGGATGGTCTACAGAAGTGCTGGATTTGGCTATAGCGGAATCTCCCGTAGATAAGGACGATGAAGATTTGGACAAGAAACTCCATACGGTGTCGGCGCACGCGGTTATAAAGTTAACATTAAAAGATGGCACGAATACAGAGGCCACAGGATTTGGTAAAGCTAGTTTACTAAATAAGGGCGATGCTTATGCAAAGGCTAAAAAGGAAGCTATAAACAACGCTTTAAAGAAGTGCCTGACGTCTTTCGAGAATATTATAATTCaatatgaagaagatgtGGCGAACAATTTCTATACAGACGGGCTATATGGATCTCGCATGAACGGTTAA
- the SMC6 gene encoding DNA repair protein SMC6 (Syntenic homolog of Ashbya gossypii AER044W; Syntenic homolog of Saccharomyces cerevisiae YLR383W (SMC6)), which produces MQNQKRTIDEVDREVSTLIREGDAAIDKQNQTKRRKRFAPMTQYPSGGGEEVVSGGPPAGYIKRITLKNFMCHEHFELDFGPCLNFIVGSNGSGKSAILTAITIVFGAKAMDTNRGTSLKSLIREGFNTAKITIALANTGLGAFEQGLYGDEIIIERILKRDGQSSQFSIKSENYKEISNKKRDLQRIVDYFSILVLNPMCFLSQDAARSFVTASTPQDKFRHFMRGTLLEEIDLNLKKAETILKSSKSNLDFHGENLKALKEDYEKAKRLFNEIYSTHDWSERKKVLQGKLCWLTYKENEKRLHKLQHRSDEVSQKITSCDEKVEERKLKIKRYKSDQDAAHQEVDDKMNELHECQVKYGENEQELRSFKHKHEVLKEERKKVEKEIASLENSLVSHKQQVQKLEKEIAEALGGNKEQMIIEKNNLDSKINELKKLLPTLEEKIQQYRERESELSHQSNISTQQLQTSLRIKKQELRDYNQRGSNDRYSVFSRNMGKVLSEIRNRHRDFSSPPIGPLGTDVSIKPGYEKWARPIQSIIGHSLAGFIVATSKDGSILRQILRRYPDTKNISITTYKLSYFDYSQGKARTKYPAIVDVLEFSRKEIECLFVDQHRIESIVLVENKDEAYSLLKTHPQNTARVLSLKDNRTGFQSSMAASGGFRLDTIEYQQHLLFSHSSGNDSDLQYLQSVIIEEEAELNRCKEHYNRLLSTSKEERKALENEMRELRGSITKMELQSKQLKVKIEKEVDSGALDAHKAAIDIESSQIAQHRGAIDAINDQIIQLKDEIEPYKESHDAARQALNTVKRELEDLKEVIRIRSQRIEKMTDDINSYRKRKDAYIEENEGLQKNIESFNSVLTSLRADAELHCTEAQAYHSDIPSTEDEVKAEIKIAERHIKHAERRVGMTQEEVAHLLEQSKEKFYDAQEKYAAVDKALWILHESLEKRRMTLMNNIKATCREADSDFRSTIRVRNGFSGALNFDTPGSLIVLVKTTNDETPRNVDTLSGGEKSFSQIALLLSTWSTMRARIIALDEFDVFMDQVNRTIGTKMIMKKLSSNIRTQTIIITPQDIGKIADVSNTGIKIHKMRDPERRNNSNYYTA; this is translated from the coding sequence ATGCAAAACCAGAAGAGAACTATAGACGAAGTTGACAGGGAAGTCTCGACATTAATAAGGGAAGGCGATGCCGCCATTGATAAACAAAACCAAACtaagcggaggaaaagGTTTGCACCAATGACTCAATATCCAAGTGGAGGAGGTGAAGAAGTTGTTTCTGGTGGACCACCTGCTGGATATATTAAAAGGATCACATTAAAAAATTTCATGTGTCACGAGCATTTTGAGCTAGATTTTGGTCCATGTCTAAATTTTATAGTTGGAAGTAACGGTTCAGGGAAATCTGCAATTTTGACTGCAATTACAATTGTGTTTGGTGCAAAGGCAATGGATACCAATAGGGGCACGAGCTTAAAATCACTTATTCGAGAAGGCTTCAATACTGCGAAAATTACCATTGCGCTTGCTAATACAGGGTTGGGAGCATTTGAGCAAGGACTTTATGGAGATGAGATCATTATAGAAAGGATTTTGAAGCGGGATGGCCAAAGCAGCCAATTCTCTATCAAATCAGAGAACTACAAGGAAATAAGCAACAAAAAGCGGGATTTGCAAAGGATTGTTGACTATTTTTCTATCTTGGTTCTTAATCCAATGTGCTTTTTATCGCAAGATGCTGCACGTTCATTTGTAACAGCATCCACTCCACAAGATAAATTTAGACATTTCATGCGAGGAACACTACTTGAAGAGATCGATTTAAATTTGAAAAAAGCTGAAACCATTTTAAAGAGCTCTAAAAGCAATCTAGACTTCCATGGAGAGAACCTCAAGGCTTTAAAGGAGGATTACGAGAAAGCCAAACGTTTATTCAACGAGATATATAGCACACATGACTGGAGTGAACGGAAGAAGGTACTACAAGGCAAGTTATGCTGGTTAACCTACAAGGAAAATGAGAAGCGCCTTCATAAATTGCAACATAGGTCGGATGAGGTCTCCCAAAAAATTACTTCATGTGATGAAAAGGTGGAGGAGAGAAAACTTAAGATAAAGCGGTACAAGTCAGATCAGGATGCCGCCCATCAAGAGGTTGATGACAAAATGAATGAGTTACATGAATGCCAAGTCAAATATGGAGAGAATGAACAGGAATTGAGATCTTTCAAGCATAAACATGAAGTGCTTAAGGAAGAGCGGAAAAAAGTTGAGAAAGAAATTGCATCATTAGAGAATTCGCTAGTGTCACATAAGCAGCAAGTTCAAAAACTGGAGAAGGAAATAGCGGAAGCTCTGGGAGGAAATAAGGAGCAAATGATTATAGAGAAAAATAACCTTGACTCCAAGATAAATGAACTAAAAAAGTTGCTGCCAACGTTGGAAGAAAAAATCCAGCAGTATAGAGAGAGAGAATCTGAACTTTCTCACCAAAGTAATATTAGCACTCAGCAACTGCAGACTTCTCTCAGGATAAAAAAACAAGAACTACGTGATTATAATCAACGTGGCAGTAATGATAGGTATTCCGTTTTTTCTCGAAACATGGGAAAGGTATTGTCTGAGATCAGAAATAGACACCGAGATTTCTCTTCTCCTCCAATTGGTCCGTTAGGTACTGATGTATCCATTAAACCAGGTTATGAGAAATGGGCACGCCCCATTCAATCAATTATTGGCCATTCCTTAGCCGGCTTTATTGTAGCAACTTCAAAGGATGGAAGCATTTTGAGGCAGATTTTGAGAAGATACCCAGATACCAAAAATATCAGTATTACCACTTATAAGTTAAGTTACTTTGATTATTCTCAGGGGAAAGCAAGAACGAAGTACCCAGCGATTGTGGATGTGTTAGAGTTTTCTCGCAAAGAAATCGAGTGCTTGTTTGTCGACCAACATAGGATAGAGAGTATTGTGCTGGTCGAAAACAAGGATGAAGCTTATAGTCTTTTGAAAACTCACCCTCAAAATACAGCAAGGGTCCTATCATTGAAGGATAATAGAACAGGGTTTCAGTCTTCAATGGCTGCATCTGGAGGTTTCCGATTAGATACAATAGAATATCAGCAGCATTTGCTGTTTTCTCATAGTTCAGGTAACGACAGTGATCTACAATACTTGCAATCTGTCATAATAGAGGAGGAAGCAGAATTAAATCGATGCAAAGAGCATTATAATAGGCTTCTTTCTACTTCTAAAGAGGAAAGGAAAGCATTAGAAAATGAGATGCGCGAGTTAAGAGGTAGTATCACTAAAATGGAACTACAAAGTAAACAGTTAAAGGTCAAGATTGAGAAAGAAGTAGATAGCGGCGCCTTAGATGCTCATAAAGCCGCCATAGATATCGAGTCCTCCCAGATAGCCCAACATCGCGGCGCTATTGACGCAATAAATGACCAAATAATCCAATTgaaagatgaaattgaACCATATAAGGAGAGTCATGATGCTGCAAGGCAAGCTTTAAATACTGTAAAGAGAGAGTTGGAAGATTTAAAAGAGGTTATTCGTATTAGATCGCAAAGGATAGAAAAGATGACGGATGATATAAATTCGTACCGCAAAAGGAAGGACGCATACATCGAAGAGAACGAGGGGCTCCAAAAAAATATTGAGTCCTTCAATTCGGTGCTTACATCTTTAAGAGCAGATGCCGAGCTTCATTGTACGGAAGCACAGGCCTATCATAGTGACATACCATCTACTGAGGACGAAGTAAAAGCCGAGATTAAGATTGCAGAGAGGCATATAAAGCATGCTGAGCGAAGGGTTGGGATGACACAGGAAGAGGTAGCACATTTACTTGAGCAATCAAAAGAGAAGTTTTATGACGCCCAAGAAAAATACGCAGCTGTAGATAAAGCATTATGGATTTTACATGAATCACTTGAAAAAAGAAGAATGACATTAATGAATAATATTAAAGCTACATGTCGCGAGGCAGATTCTGACTTCAGATCAACAATCCGAGTACGGAATGGGTTTTCTGGCGCCTTAAATTTCGATACACCTGGGTCTTTAATTGTCTTGGTTAAAACCACCAACGATGAAACCCCAAGAAATGTCGATACTCTTTCTGGAGGGGAAAAGTCATTTTCCCAAATTGCGTTACTGTTATCAACATGGAGTACTATGAGAGCTAGAATAATTGCTCTTGACGAGTTCGATGTGTTTATGGATCAGGTAAATCGTACCATCGGTACAAAAATGATTATGAAGAAGCTTTCCAGTAATATCAGGACTCAAACTATTATAATTACGCCGCAAGATATTGGTAAAATTGCCGACGTTTCAAATACTGGTATTAAAATCCATAAAATGCGTGACCCGGAAAGGCGTAATAACTCTAACTACTATACCGCATAA
- the USO1 gene encoding Uso1p (Syntenic homolog of Ashbya gossypii AER045C; Syntenic homolog of Saccharomyces cerevisiae YDL058W (USO1)) → MDMIQGFIQPQKTHSVEDAIPTFCDRVESSTLISDRRSAVLSLKSFSREYRETVIASGLKPLISALKKDHEDEDSVKAILETLLILFIRGEGSNDLTRQWISQHSRLKNGKYPSPLVMKQELEQFDQFSLWIADALTQTNELVHLFIRLLENDNFHIRLYTIQLLEAIITTRPQRGREALISLPIGISTLVSMLDDIHDPIRDEAILLLTAVSSDNSHIQKLVAFENIFQRLFMIVENEGGLRGSIVVGDCLTLISTILKYNTSNQCLFFESSNLPYLARVLNEPISGDEEFYWNSQRLVNIGISLEIVRLTVEPGNSTTKKHQIALSEAGILMVILRLALYHGTPNDIRPLSLLTAADLIRDNPTVQKQLGDIDVPYWDICLPNATIAADGAVIPILDLLMSWVFYSNSVLAFEIRVASLELLKAYFSKNLELRRTVLQAQIENLKDDSTENRNLKPNFISILIEYDPHMSLNPYKLFFATDLLLSMAKTDEDSVELAEMLRNLICGDSATDAEGLSFIQTIFELLLTSITSKDIRIPLSYLGFLVVYMFEDLKAVEDFLSSKANINSLLNYASHSSDEVITVKCMIIMLLGVAYEFSSSTAAVPRAQLYDMLVKTIGVDNYTSKIKQFKDNIIKDFGSSYFGPEFDDTGLPKIYYTTYFVHLFKENYFRIQSSLRRSPEEDPNGKISFKDFIELQEQLIAAKKQLKVSDDENSKIVQELKTKIEELEQELEKIKLEHIKSSEGLSISDVKCQELTKSLKASEQAVKDLTAKNLELEQLKDKNQKQIEGNKAALAKFRERVTNLEENIKVITDEKKKAEDGINKMNRELFTLTKEKDSIANELKKLQKQSETSLQNADKENKLLNKKISQLQSELNNLQKQIEVLISEKNKLNESNLGLSKQLEELKPRIASHEKLIPKLTDKLKSLATDYKEIDADRETLRKQLEDMQVNSNSEVSALKSEVNNFEKANSALQKANEELTGRVAELTESLNSTKKKLKNSDETLKAEKKSLLDNIIELKSQFSSAKKESEELKKSLATSSKEFERVSQKVKDLEKSRDEFASKLKSTQLDLESANSNGKNLENERDQYKSELGVVKDSNLNLEKKCENLESDLKSKIKELDNSNSIGNNISVDKDREHNHLIEQLNDLKDEKDSMKLKTSQLEKELKERTENAKKADLSRKIELATANNSITEYQKKLSELQDKHSALEKKYSEVGDANNTVGYSNDNSGGNKKNKRNSVKKENQSDEQLKILTKKVTALESENKSLNVLVDELKAVKEKLSEKDAQITKLNNELTEKGSRSEITIRDMDAKIQELTIKCESVEELKKSFEELQKQNKVVESERDELVLLVSELDEKNQHFRDKLEGFDYQFSSEEEEDEDNDGDDGGDENDDNDP, encoded by the coding sequence ATGGATATGATTCAGGGGTTTATTCAACCTCAAAAGACGCATTCCGTGGAAGATGCAATACCTACGTTTTGTGATCGTGTTGAATCTTCAACATTAATTAGCGATAGGCGTTCTGCTGTTCTAAGCTTAAAGTCATTCAGCCGTGAATATAGGGAAACTGTTATTGCTTCTGGTTTAAAGCCTTTAATCAGCGCTTTAAAGAAGGATCACGAAGATGAGGATTCAGTGAAAGCAATTTTGGAAACGCTATTAATCCTCTTTATTAGAGGTGAAGGATCAAATGATTTGACGCGCCAATGGATCTCCCAACATTCAAGGCTTAAAAATGGTAAATATCCATCACCACTCGTAATGAAGCAGGAATTGGAACAATTCGATCAGTTTTCATTATGGATTGCTGATGCCTTGACGCAGACTAATGAACTTGTACATCTTTTCATTCGACTACTAGAAAACGATAACTTTCATATTCGGCTATACACTATTCAATTATTGGAGGCTATTATCACTACTAGGCCACAACGTGGTCGTGAGGCATTGATATCTTTACCGATCGGTATTTCTACTCTGGTTTCAATGTTGGATGACATTCACGATCCAATAAGAGATGAAGCTATTCTTTTATTAACCGCTGTATCCAGTGACAATTCACATATACAGAAGCTTGTTGCATTTGAGAATATTTTTCAGCGATTATTTATGATAGTTGAAAATGAAGGTGGTCTTAGGGGTTCCATTGTGGTTGGTGATTGCCTTACCTTGATCAGCACTATCCTGAAATATAATACCTCAAATCAGTGCCTTTTTTTTGAAAGCAGCAATCTTCCATACTTAGCAAGGGTGCTAAACGAACCAATTTCCGGGGACGAAGAATTCTACTGGAACAGTCAACGTCTCGTTAATATTGGTATCTCTCTAGAAATTGTAAGACTAACTGTTGAGCCTGGTAATTCAACGACCAAGAAACACCAAATTGCCCTTTCTGAAGCAGGCATCCTGATGGTTATTCTTCGTTTAGCTCTTTACCATGGAACTCCAAATGATATCAGACCACTTTCCCTGCTAACGGCCGCAGATCTAATCAGAGATAACCCTACTGTGCAGAAACAACTTGGAGACATCGACGTGCCTTACTGGGATATATGCCTTCCCAATGCAACTATAGCTGCTGACGGAGCTGTCATACCTATTCTTGATCTATTAATGTCGTGGGTATTTTACTCTAATTCTGTACTCGCTTTCGAAATCCGCGTAGCATCGCTGGAGTTGTTGAAGGCTTACTTCTCTAAGAACTTGGAACTTCGTCGGACGGTTCTTCAGGCCCAGATTGAAAATTTAAAAGATGATTCGACAGAAAACAGGAACTTGAAGCCCAATTTTATTAGTATCCTAATTGAATATGATCCACATATGAGCTTAAATCCTTATAAGCTGTTTTTCGCCACCGATTTATTGTTATCCATGGCGAAAACGGACGAAGATAGTGTTGAATTGGCGGAAATGCTTCGAAATTTAATCTGCGGGGATAGTGCAACAGATGCAGAGGGTTTGTCGTTTATTCAAACGATCTTTGAGCTACTCCTAACATCTATAACATCAAAGGATATCAGGATTCCACTTTCATACTTAGGCTTCCTGGTTGTTTACATGTTTGAGGATCTTAAAGCAGTAGAAGATTTTCTATCAAGTAAGGCCAATATTAATTCGCTTTTGAATTACGCATCTCATTCAAGTGATGAGGTTATAACAGTAAAATGCATGATTATTATGTTGTTGGGGGTAGCGTACGAATTTTCTTCAAGTACTGCAGCAGTACCTCGTGCACAGCTTTACGATATGTTAGTGAAGACTATTGGTGTTGATAATTACACTTCAAAGATAAAGCAGTTTAAAGATAACATCATAAAGGATTTCGGTAGCTCTTACTTTGGTCCCGAATTTGACGATACGGGATTGCCTAAGATTTACTACACCACATACTTTGTCCATTTGTTCAAGGAGAACTATTTCCGTATTCAATCTTCTTTAAGACGCAGTCCTGAAGAAGATCCCAATGGTAAGATCTCATTCAAAGATTTCATCGAGCTCCAGGAACAATTAATTGCTGCCAAGAAACAATTGAAAGTATCTGATGATGAGAACTCAAAGATAGTGCAAGAACttaaaacaaaaattgAGGAACTTGAGCAAGAGCTCGAGAAGATTAAGCTGGAACATATCAAAAGTAGTGAAGGTTTAAGTATATCAGATGTAAAATGTCAAGAGCTAACTAAAAGCCTAAAAGCATCTGAGCAAGCGGTAAAAGACCTAACTGCAAAGAATCTTGAATTAGAACAATTAAAGGACAAGAACCAGAAGCAAATTGAAGGCAACAAAGCAGCATTGGCGAAATTTAGGGAACGGGTTACTAATCTGGAAGAAAACATTAAGGTTATCACAgatgagaagaagaaagcaGAGGATGGTATCAACAAGATGAATAGAGAATTGTTCACATTAACCAAGGAAAAGGATTCCATAGCTAATGAACTGAAGAAGTTACAAAAACAATCTGAAACTAGTCTCCAAAATGCTGATAAGGAGAATAAGTTGTTAAACAAGAAGATCTCTCAGCTCCAGTCCGAGCTAAACAACTTACAGAAACAAATTGAAGTTTTAATTAGTGAAAAAAACAAACTGAATGAATCCAACCTTGGTTTGTCAAAACAGTTAGAAGAATTAAAGCCTCGTATTGCAAGCCATGAGAAATTAATTCCAAAATTGACAGATAAATTGAAATCTCTTGCAACCGACTATAAAGAGATAGATGCAGATAGAGAAACCCTAAGAAAGCAGCTGGAAGACATGCAGGTAAACTCTAATTCGGAAGTTTCTGCCCTAAAATCAGAAGTAaataattttgaaaagGCCAATAGTGCCTTACAGAAAGCTAATGAAGAACTCACTGGACGGGTAGCGGAACTCACCGAGTCGTTGAATAGTACAAAAAAGAAGCTTAAAAATTCAGATGAGACTTTGAAAGCCGAAAAGAAATCACTATTGGACAACATTATTGAGTTGAAGTCTCAGTTCTCTAGTGCTAAGAAAGAGTCAgaagaattgaagaaaagTTTAGCCACTTCAAGCAAGGAATTCGAGAGAGTTAGCCAAAAAGTCAAAGATTTGGAAAAATCTCGAGATGAGTTCGCCTCAAAGTTAAAATCTACTCAATTGGACCTTGAATCTGCTAACAGCAATGGCAAAAACCTGGAAAATGAACGTGACCAATACAAATCTGAGTTAGGTGTGGTGAAGGATTCCAACCTAAATTTAGAGAAGAAATGTGAAAACCTAGAAAGTGATCTCAAATCGAAAATCAAGGAATTGGATAATTCCAACAGTATAGGTAATAATATCAGCGTAGACAAAGATAGAGAACACAATCATCTAATTGAGCAACTGAACGATCTAAAGGACGAAAAAGATTCTATGAAATTAAAAACTTCTCAGTTGGAAAAGGAACTGAAGGAGCGAACAGAGAATGCTAAGAAGGCTGATTTAAGTCGTAAGATCGAATTGGCTACGGCGAATAACTCCATCACTGAATATCAGAAAAAGTTATCTGAACTGCAAGATAAGCATTCTGCCTTAGAGAAAAAGTATTCAGAGGTTGGGGATGCGAATAACACTGTCGGATATTCAAATGACAACTCCGGAGGaaataaaaagaataaaagGAACTCTGTCAAAAAAGAGAACCAGTCTGATGAACAGTTGAAGATTTTAACTAAAAAGGTAACAGCTTTGGAGTCGGAAAATAAATCACTGAATGTTTTAGTAGACGAATTAAAAGCTGTTAAAGAAAAGTTAAGTGAGAAGGATGCTCAAATTACAAAACTAAATAATGAACTCACAGAAAAAGGGAGCCGATCTGAAATTACCATTCGTGATATGGACGCTAAGATTCAAGAACTTACAATAAAATGTGAGAGTGTGGAAGAACTAAAGAAGAGCTTCGAAGAATTACAAAAACAGAACAAAGTTGTGGAATCTGAAAGAGATGAACTAGTGTTACTTGTTTCAGAACTGGATGAAAAGAATCAGCACTTCCGTGACAAATTAGAGGGATTCGATTATCAGTTCAGttctgaagaagaggaagatgaagataaTGATGGTGATGACGGTGgtgatgaaaatgatgataatgaCCCTTAA